One Candidatus Neomarinimicrobiota bacterium DNA segment encodes these proteins:
- the ruvB gene encoding Holliday junction branch migration DNA helicase RuvB: MTDVHITDPEPRPEELVEEQTLRPSSFDDFIGQKDVVENLKLFIEAARKRNEALDHVLLFGPPGLGKTTLAHIISRELDVNLKQTSGPVLERAADLAGLLTNLRFRDVLFIDEIHRMNSVVEEYLYSAMEEFKIDIMIDRGPSARSVRLTLEQFTLAGATTRMGSLTSPMRDRFGVVLRIDFYSPDDLRMIILRSAKILGVEIDDQGAVELARRSRGTPRVANRILRRARDYAQVKEDGHISKGVAKKSLDKLGIDAKGLDDLDRKILEVLVDKFNGGPVGINSLSVAVGEDAQTIEDVYEPFLIKEGFVQRTPRGRIAQDVAFEYLNLKKPINQESLF; encoded by the coding sequence ATGACAGACGTTCACATTACCGATCCTGAGCCACGGCCGGAAGAACTCGTCGAGGAACAGACACTTCGTCCCAGCTCTTTTGATGATTTCATCGGTCAGAAGGATGTGGTGGAGAATTTGAAGCTCTTCATTGAAGCTGCTCGCAAAAGGAATGAGGCCTTGGACCACGTTCTTCTTTTCGGGCCTCCTGGATTGGGGAAAACAACTCTGGCACACATTATCTCCAGGGAACTGGATGTCAATCTGAAACAGACCTCCGGGCCGGTATTGGAACGGGCCGCTGATTTGGCCGGGTTGTTGACCAATCTACGCTTTCGGGATGTTCTGTTCATAGATGAGATACACCGCATGAACAGTGTGGTGGAGGAATATCTCTACTCGGCCATGGAAGAATTCAAGATTGACATCATGATCGACCGCGGACCAAGTGCCCGCAGCGTTCGATTAACCCTGGAGCAATTCACTCTGGCAGGAGCCACCACGCGTATGGGGAGCTTAACCTCGCCCATGCGGGACCGTTTCGGGGTCGTCCTGCGCATTGACTTCTACAGCCCGGATGATCTTCGCATGATCATCCTCAGATCGGCAAAGATTCTGGGCGTGGAGATTGATGATCAGGGGGCAGTGGAGCTGGCCAGGCGGTCCCGTGGGACTCCCCGGGTCGCGAACCGGATTCTCCGGCGGGCTCGTGACTATGCCCAGGTAAAGGAAGACGGCCATATATCAAAAGGGGTGGCGAAGAAGTCACTGGACAAGCTGGGCATCGACGCAAAGGGGCTCGATGATCTCGACAGGAAAATACTGGAGGTGCTCGTGGACAAGTTCAACGGCGGTCCCGTGGGAATCAACTCACTCAGTGTCGCTGTGGGGGAGGATGCCCAGACTATCGAAGATGTCTATGAACCGTTTCTCATCAAGGAGGGATTTGTGCAGCGCACGCCCCGGGGAAGAATCGCTCAGGACGTGGCATTTGAGTATTTGAACTTGAAGAAACCCATCAATCAGGAGTCTTTATTCTAG